Genomic window (Candidatus Omnitrophota bacterium):
ATGTTCGGCAGAAAAAGACGGGTCAAAAGCCGATTAAGGCGAACAGCTAAATAGCGATAAGGAGATCTTAAAAACGGAATGCTTTCTTCCTTAAGCAATTGCGCCTGAGATATCTCATATCCTTTAGAAACATCATACGGCGACTGCAAGACATTAACAGCGATGATACGCTTTATTCCAAGATCCGTTAAAACATTTGTAGGCAAGGGATTAACAACGCCCCCGTCAATAATGACTTGATCATCTTTAATGACCGGAGTGATCAATCCCGGAATCGCAATGCTCTGACGAACAGCGTCTACCAAGCGTCCGGTATCAAGCACCAGTTCTTCGCGCTTTACCAGATCATAAGAAACGATCTTTAAGGGCAGCCATGTGCTATAAAATGTCTTGTCTCCTAAATGTTTTTCTAGCCAACGCGTCATATTGGTACCGCGAATAAATCCCGATTTAGACGGCAGGATAATATCCAAAAGTTTCATGATGGATAATTTCTTTTCAAACTCTCTGGCAACATTCTCTAATTCTTGCGCATTTTTTCCAATCGCCCATAAACTTCCGATCACAGCACCAATGCTACTGCCGATCACGATATCAACCGGAATATTCTCTTTTTCTAAAACCCTAATAACACCGATATGCGCAATCCCTAGCGCCGCCCCGCCACCTAAGACAAGCCCGACGAGAACACCGCCTATCCGCCGCGAGATCCTCGTTACTGTTTTTGAATATTCGCTTTTTAAATGCGGCGCAATAACTGTCAATGATTCCGAAACAATGGCAACATTTAGTTCTTGATGCGTAATAAAAGGCAACGTCGCATAAACATCATGGTGGATGATCTTGCTGATCTCCCCAAGAGGTAAATGCGGCTTTGGGTCCAAGCGGCTGATAATCACCCTCACCTTTTCTTTGATAAAATTTTGAGGAAGTGTCTTTTCCAACCGCTCAAGAACTTGCCGTGTCAAATGCATATCTTCATGATGATCGAGCCCAACCAAATGAACGATGTCGGATTGCGTTAAAGTCGTAAAAACCACATCGTCCATCTCCGTCGGCAGATCAACGATCACATAATTATAATCGTTGGCCAAAAGACTGACAAAAGGACTGATCTGGCCCACCAGCCATGAGTCCTGCGGATTAAAGACAACATTGAGCAAGTCGATCTTTAATTCTCCGCGCGAAATACTACGCAGTACTTTTTCGTGATTGCCGGCAATGTTCTTAAGTTCAATGGGCTCTTTTTTCCAACGAGGCGTTGATTCTCCGGCTTCCGAAGAACGCTGCGCCGATTCTTTGGGCAAATCGGAATTTATGCTCACAAAGATAACTTTCTTAGAAGTTTCTCGCTCTAAGCTAAGTGCCAAATTAATGGCATACGTTGAGCTGCCTGCCCCTTTTGTAGAGCTATAAACTGAGATGATATTATTCTCGGATGATGCCCGGGAATGAAGCGCTTCGCTCTTGATCCGTCGGGCAAGGCTATGGCTTAACTCGACCGCTAGACGCGGAACCAGATCTAAAACAGAAGAAAAATCTTCTTTCTCAAATTTTAGAATAACCGAATCATTCACCGCTTCAAAGGTAAGAGGATATTGACCTGAAGGAAGAAGCGAGATAACGCCAAAATACATCCCCTTGCGGACATATTCCACCGCCATCTTTTCCCCGCTCGCCTTGACAACATAAGCCTGCAAGCGGCCGGAAACCAGACAGTAAAAAGCATCCGGAGAACTGCCTTCCTTACAAATGATCTCCCCCTTTTTATACTCAACAAGGGAGGATTTTTTGGCAATAATCCTTAACTCATACCATCGCAAATTGCTAAACAA
Coding sequences:
- a CDS encoding patatin-like phospholipase family protein — protein: MFSNLRWYELRIIAKKSSLVEYKKGEIICKEGSSPDAFYCLVSGRLQAYVVKASGEKMAVEYVRKGMYFGVISLLPSGQYPLTFEAVNDSVILKFEKEDFSSVLDLVPRLAVELSHSLARRIKSEALHSRASSENNIISVYSSTKGAGSSTYAINLALSLERETSKKVIFVSINSDLPKESAQRSSEAGESTPRWKKEPIELKNIAGNHEKVLRSISRGELKIDLLNVVFNPQDSWLVGQISPFVSLLANDYNYVIVDLPTEMDDVVFTTLTQSDIVHLVGLDHHEDMHLTRQVLERLEKTLPQNFIKEKVRVIISRLDPKPHLPLGEISKIIHHDVYATLPFITHQELNVAIVSESLTVIAPHLKSEYSKTVTRISRRIGGVLVGLVLGGGAALGIAHIGVIRVLEKENIPVDIVIGSSIGAVIGSLWAIGKNAQELENVAREFEKKLSIMKLLDIILPSKSGFIRGTNMTRWLEKHLGDKTFYSTWLPLKIVSYDLVKREELVLDTGRLVDAVRQSIAIPGLITPVIKDDQVIIDGGVVNPLPTNVLTDLGIKRIIAVNVLQSPYDVSKGYEISQAQLLKEESIPFLRSPYRYLAVRLNRLLTRLFLPNIFDIIVCSLQATEYVIAEQSAQQADVVIHPDLSGVSWFELYRVDHLIKSGEEATQKMLPAIKKLISE